The following are encoded in a window of Roseimaritima ulvae genomic DNA:
- a CDS encoding type IV pilus twitching motility protein PilT: MATVLIDKLLQAAVKQGVSDIHIVVGQPPVFRLHGRMRKLETKVLENEDTVGLMKSITPERCQRELQETGSADFGFAFGEMARFRVSVFKQRGSISMVLRQIPNDKLTPEQLGLPDSVVKLVMRPRGLFLVTGPTGSGKSTTLASLVNLINETHDHHIITIEDPIEFYHEHIRSTVNQREVGVDVPSFAEAIRRALRQDPDVILVGELRDLETIEAAISAAETGHIVFGTLHTNSAQGTVNRVIDAFPGNLQDQIRTQLASSLIGVVAQTLLPRIGGGRVAAYEVLVVTPGIGNLIRENKTFRINSAIQTGAKLGMQLMDDALFKLWSEEKVTVEDVLSKAQRPDDLAKRIVQARRGVIDEPEVLGDD; the protein is encoded by the coding sequence ATGGCTACCGTGCTGATTGACAAACTGTTGCAAGCTGCGGTCAAGCAGGGTGTGAGCGATATCCATATTGTGGTCGGCCAGCCGCCGGTGTTCCGCTTGCACGGCCGGATGCGGAAGCTGGAAACCAAGGTGTTGGAAAACGAAGACACCGTGGGGCTGATGAAAAGCATCACGCCGGAGCGTTGCCAACGTGAACTCCAAGAGACCGGCAGCGCCGACTTCGGGTTCGCTTTCGGCGAGATGGCTCGCTTCCGCGTGTCGGTGTTCAAGCAGCGCGGCTCGATCTCGATGGTGCTGCGGCAGATCCCCAACGACAAACTGACCCCCGAGCAGCTGGGGTTGCCCGATTCTGTCGTCAAATTGGTGATGCGGCCACGTGGACTTTTCCTGGTCACCGGCCCCACTGGTAGCGGCAAGAGCACGACGCTGGCCAGCCTGGTGAACCTGATCAACGAGACGCACGATCACCACATCATCACGATCGAGGACCCGATCGAGTTTTATCACGAACACATTCGCAGCACGGTCAACCAACGCGAGGTGGGCGTCGACGTGCCCAGCTTTGCCGAAGCGATTCGGCGAGCTTTGCGGCAGGACCCGGACGTGATCCTGGTCGGCGAGCTGCGGGATTTGGAAACGATTGAAGCGGCCATCAGCGCGGCCGAAACCGGTCACATTGTGTTTGGCACCCTGCACACCAACAGTGCCCAGGGCACGGTCAACCGCGTGATCGATGCTTTCCCAGGCAACCTGCAGGACCAGATCCGCACCCAGTTGGCCAGTTCGCTGATCGGCGTCGTGGCCCAGACCCTGCTGCCTCGCATCGGCGGCGGCCGCGTGGCGGCTTACGAGGTGTTGGTGGTCACGCCGGGCATCGGCAACCTGATTCGCGAAAACAAAACCTTCCGCATCAATAGTGCGATCCAAACCGGTGCCAAGCTGGGCATGCAGCTGATGGACGACGCCCTATTCAAGTTGTGGTCGGAAGAAAAAGTCACCGTCGAAGACGTGTTGAGCAAAGCTCAGCGGCCGGACGACCTGGCCAAGCGGATCGTGCAAGCGCGACGCGGGGTCATCGACGAACCCGAAGTACTTGGAGACGACTAA
- a CDS encoding GspE/PulE family protein — protein sequence MAVRRIGQILVDLGFLTDEQLEAVLQEQQQQPGALLGQIAESMGLITDEQLVQGLAEQMRMKTISLSEVELPPEVLEKISETMAQLYRVVPVKFEGNTLTIATCDPQNLTIQDELRTFLGYDIQMVVTTEREILQTIGRFYDSESESVEKLVSELAEDDELKSAIEALESEKFNLTDAEALADSAPVRKLLNMVLLLAIKDHASDVHFEPFEDEFRIRIKAEGVLYEMVPPPRHLAFAITTRIKVMANLDIAERRMPQDGRIELMLGGHPVDLRVSVLPTIFGESVVMRILDRSVVDLSLENVGMDDFTVNAFRKAIDRPNGIVLVTGPTGSGKTTTLYSALTELNDPEDKLITTEDPVEYDIEGIIQIPIDTKSGVTFASCLRAILRQDPDTILVGEIRDLETAEIAIQAALTGHLVFSTLHTNDSAATVTRLKDMGIQTFMICATVEAILAQRLVRRVCTKCREEIKPSNDMLFELGLEREDLGEKKFYRGAGCDACNNTGYKGRVGLFELMVMNDTIRELVMRNASTDEIRDQSQKDGMITLRDFGMRLAEAGITSLDEVVRETIQEA from the coding sequence ATGGCCGTGCGGCGAATTGGACAGATTCTGGTTGACCTCGGGTTTTTAACCGACGAACAACTCGAAGCGGTGCTGCAGGAACAGCAACAGCAACCCGGTGCGCTACTGGGGCAGATCGCCGAAAGCATGGGCTTGATCACCGACGAACAGTTGGTGCAGGGGCTGGCCGAACAGATGCGGATGAAAACGATCTCCTTAAGCGAGGTCGAACTGCCGCCGGAGGTGCTGGAAAAAATCTCCGAAACGATGGCTCAGCTGTACCGCGTGGTACCGGTCAAATTCGAGGGCAACACGCTGACGATCGCCACCTGCGACCCGCAAAACTTGACCATCCAGGACGAATTGCGGACGTTCCTGGGTTACGACATCCAGATGGTCGTGACCACCGAACGCGAGATCCTGCAGACGATCGGGCGGTTCTACGACAGCGAAAGTGAGAGCGTCGAGAAGCTGGTTTCGGAACTGGCCGAAGACGACGAATTGAAGTCGGCCATCGAGGCCCTGGAATCCGAAAAGTTCAACCTGACCGATGCGGAGGCTCTGGCCGATTCGGCACCGGTCCGCAAGTTGTTGAACATGGTGTTGCTGTTGGCGATTAAAGACCACGCCAGCGACGTGCACTTCGAGCCGTTTGAAGACGAGTTCCGGATTCGCATCAAAGCCGAAGGCGTGCTGTACGAAATGGTGCCGCCGCCGCGTCACCTGGCGTTTGCGATCACCACCCGCATTAAGGTGATGGCCAACCTGGACATCGCCGAACGCCGCATGCCCCAGGACGGCCGGATCGAACTGATGCTGGGCGGTCACCCGGTCGACCTTCGCGTCAGCGTGCTGCCGACGATCTTTGGCGAGAGCGTCGTGATGCGGATTCTGGACCGTTCGGTGGTCGACCTGAGCCTCGAAAACGTGGGCATGGACGATTTTACCGTCAACGCTTTCCGCAAGGCCATCGACCGCCCCAACGGGATCGTGCTGGTGACCGGTCCGACCGGCAGCGGCAAAACCACCACCCTGTATTCGGCCCTGACTGAATTAAACGATCCGGAAGACAAACTGATCACAACCGAAGACCCGGTGGAGTACGACATCGAGGGCATCATTCAGATCCCCATCGACACCAAAAGCGGGGTCACGTTTGCGAGTTGTCTGCGAGCCATTTTGCGGCAGGACCCGGATACGATTCTGGTCGGCGAGATCCGCGACTTGGAAACCGCCGAGATCGCCATTCAAGCCGCTCTGACCGGGCACTTGGTATTCAGCACGCTACACACCAACGACTCGGCCGCCACCGTCACGCGTCTGAAAGACATGGGCATTCAGACGTTTATGATCTGCGCCACGGTGGAAGCCATTTTGGCTCAGCGACTGGTCCGGCGGGTCTGCACCAAGTGCCGCGAAGAAATCAAACCGAGCAACGACATGTTGTTCGAACTGGGGCTGGAGCGAGAGGACTTGGGCGAGAAGAAGTTCTATCGCGGTGCGGGCTGCGACGCCTGCAACAACACCGGCTACAAAGGCCGCGTGGGCCTGTTTGAGCTGATGGTGATGAACGACACGATTCGCGAGTTGGTGATGCGAAACGCCTCGACCGACGAGATTCGCGATCAGTCGCAAAAAGACGGCATGATCACGTTGCGTGATTTTGGCATGCGGCTGGCGGAAGCCGGGATCACCAGCCTGGATGAAGTGGTCCGAGAAACGATTCAAGAAGCCTAA
- a CDS encoding pilus assembly FimT family protein codes for MSMIAKQIFQRSRSRQTLDGVGGNPNSGESGYGEFGYGAGHDMALPSLTLDPPRGRVKVRHGFTLIELMVVIGILSLLAAVTLPNVRDIIREQKFTRTAGVVQSYFDGARAKAIGEGRRYGVVIERASAESAIGRAHAVRLSYAYGPPAYTGDLAGAQAVVTNTGTLTFNPADASLLQAAAQQAQNSTPNPVISAGDSIGTGLVPAYFEIINLRFLTGAEAVPGWPAHYVGRWPVIELSSADRTAILNQYPAGTALPFRVIRKPTPSITAPLELPEGMVIDLVYSGFGLTGDDFSPLAIDNRRLDSGGSPITNRYGTLPYNPATTAPFAGGFNDFQSITIMFDSQGSVTEVRYGSPTQGSSTVFVQRERVSSNIFLMLGKNGGVYPDAPFFFDGKDNANIADFESSWIVINRQTGEVAASPLSAFGVSAAGDILHPDTGFVVASSGAPLRTRLQAAIALTRRDAAAYSAVNE; via the coding sequence ATGAGCATGATTGCTAAGCAAATTTTCCAACGTAGCCGAAGTCGCCAGACTTTGGACGGCGTGGGGGGAAATCCAAACTCTGGCGAGTCCGGCTACGGCGAGTTCGGCTACGGGGCTGGTCATGACATGGCCCTCCCCTCGCTGACGCTCGACCCTCCCAGAGGGAGAGTGAAGGTTCGCCACGGCTTTACGCTGATCGAATTGATGGTCGTGATCGGGATCTTATCCCTATTGGCGGCCGTCACGTTGCCCAACGTGCGGGACATCATTCGCGAACAGAAATTCACTCGCACCGCGGGCGTGGTGCAGTCGTACTTCGATGGGGCTCGAGCCAAGGCGATTGGCGAAGGTCGTCGCTACGGCGTGGTCATCGAACGGGCTAGTGCCGAGTCGGCCATCGGGCGTGCTCATGCGGTGCGGCTGTCCTATGCCTACGGGCCTCCGGCTTACACCGGCGACCTGGCGGGGGCTCAGGCGGTAGTGACGAATACGGGCACGCTGACTTTTAACCCGGCGGATGCTTCGTTGTTGCAGGCCGCCGCTCAGCAAGCTCAGAATTCCACACCCAATCCAGTCATAAGTGCGGGAGACTCAATCGGAACGGGGTTAGTACCCGCCTATTTTGAAATCATTAATCTTCGCTTCCTAACAGGAGCCGAAGCCGTTCCCGGTTGGCCAGCACATTATGTAGGTCGCTGGCCGGTGATCGAGCTTTCGTCCGCCGACCGCACAGCGATTCTAAACCAATATCCCGCAGGCACGGCGTTGCCGTTTCGGGTGATCCGCAAGCCTACGCCCTCGATAACCGCTCCCTTGGAACTACCCGAAGGCATGGTGATCGATCTGGTGTATTCCGGGTTTGGGCTTACGGGCGACGATTTCTCTCCGCTGGCCATCGATAACCGACGCCTGGACAGTGGCGGCAGCCCGATCACCAATCGCTACGGCACCCTGCCGTACAACCCCGCCACGACGGCGCCCTTCGCCGGTGGTTTCAATGATTTCCAGTCGATCACGATCATGTTTGATTCCCAGGGTTCGGTCACCGAAGTCCGCTATGGATCGCCCACGCAAGGTAGTAGCACGGTGTTTGTGCAACGTGAGCGGGTGTCATCGAACATCTTTTTGATGCTCGGCAAAAACGGTGGCGTATACCCCGATGCTCCGTTCTTTTTCGACGGCAAAGACAACGCCAACATCGCCGACTTCGAATCCTCCTGGATCGTAATCAATCGGCAAACCGGTGAAGTCGCCGCATCGCCGTTGTCGGCCTTCGGAGTCAGCGCTGCGGGCGACATCCTGCATCCGGACACCGGGTTTGTGGTCGCCAGTTCGGGCGCGCCTCTGCGCACCCGGTTGCAGGCCGCCATCGCTCTCACACGACGCGACGCCGCCGCCTATAGCGCGGTGAACGAGTAG
- a CDS encoding type II secretion system F family protein has protein sequence MPTFQFEAMDATGQEIRDEIDAPSEEEAQTTIRSMGYFVTKISLKKAAAGTTASGKKKRPFALGKAKTKHICAFTRQLSILQDAGLPILRSLKILENNQKPGKLKNSLQDVCEEIEGGATLSEAMSKSPKVFTRLYVNMIKAGEAGGALETILQRLADFLERGESLKRKVKGAMIYPCVVIFVAIAILIFIMVFIVPTFQEMFEEFELDLPAPTVLLIAIAEYLKFYWFLLLLIPLSMFMLIKLLRKFRHGRMGFDQFMIKVPIIGGLVEKNILARTTRTLGTLVSSGVPILEALNITRETSGNAMFERLFARVADAIRQGEVISKPLRENSVPGFHPMALMFWILMGAFPGLLMLSVAMTSGGTSLGKDPNMVNTLYMISVGTATLGTVIALLLYMLKYKERVVDDLVVNMVDVGEETGELDTMLYKVADTYDEEVRTLTDGLLAMMEPIMIVFLGLAVGFIVISLFMPLVGLISGLG, from the coding sequence ATGCCTACGTTCCAATTCGAAGCGATGGACGCAACGGGTCAAGAGATCCGCGACGAGATCGATGCGCCCAGTGAAGAGGAAGCTCAAACGACCATCCGGTCGATGGGTTACTTCGTCACCAAGATCTCGCTGAAAAAAGCGGCCGCAGGCACCACGGCGAGCGGCAAAAAGAAACGCCCCTTCGCTCTCGGCAAAGCCAAAACCAAACACATCTGCGCCTTCACGCGGCAGCTGTCGATCCTGCAAGACGCCGGGCTGCCGATCCTCCGCAGCCTCAAGATTCTGGAAAACAACCAAAAACCCGGCAAACTGAAAAACTCGCTGCAGGACGTTTGCGAAGAGATCGAAGGCGGAGCGACGCTCAGCGAAGCGATGAGCAAATCGCCCAAGGTGTTCACGCGACTGTACGTCAACATGATCAAAGCCGGCGAGGCCGGTGGTGCTCTGGAAACCATCCTGCAACGTTTGGCCGACTTCCTCGAACGCGGCGAGTCGCTGAAACGAAAAGTCAAAGGGGCCATGATCTACCCCTGCGTGGTGATTTTTGTCGCCATCGCGATCCTGATTTTCATCATGGTCTTCATCGTGCCCACGTTCCAGGAAATGTTCGAAGAGTTCGAACTGGACCTGCCGGCACCGACGGTGTTGCTGATCGCCATCGCCGAGTACCTGAAGTTCTACTGGTTCCTGTTGCTGCTGATCCCGCTGAGCATGTTCATGCTGATCAAGCTGCTGCGGAAATTCCGCCACGGACGCATGGGCTTCGACCAATTCATGATCAAGGTGCCGATCATCGGCGGCTTGGTGGAAAAGAACATCCTGGCTCGTACCACGCGGACGCTCGGTACCTTGGTGTCCAGCGGCGTGCCGATTTTGGAAGCCCTGAACATCACCCGTGAAACCTCCGGCAACGCGATGTTCGAACGCTTGTTCGCTCGCGTCGCCGATGCCATCCGCCAAGGGGAAGTGATCAGCAAACCGCTGCGTGAAAACAGCGTGCCAGGCTTCCACCCGATGGCTTTGATGTTCTGGATTTTGATGGGCGCCTTTCCGGGGCTGCTGATGCTGTCGGTGGCCATGACGTCCGGCGGTACCTCGCTGGGCAAAGACCCCAACATGGTCAACACGCTGTACATGATCAGTGTCGGTACGGCCACCCTCGGCACGGTGATCGCCTTGCTACTGTACATGCTGAAATACAAAGAACGCGTCGTCGACGACCTGGTGGTCAACATGGTCGACGTGGGTGAAGAAACCGGTGAGCTGGACACCATGTTGTACAAGGTGGCCGACACCTATGACGAAGAGGTCCGCACCTTGACCGATGGTCTGTTGGCGATGATGGAACCGATCATGATCGTGTTCCTGGGTCTGGCGGTGGGCTTCATCGTGATCAGTTTGTTCATGCCCTTGGTGGGTCTGATCAGCGGCTTAGGGTAG
- a CDS encoding type II secretion system protein has product MRRAFTLVELLVAIGVMAILAGMVTAALVSVNADARRARCETQLVAMNAMLQSRLETYLTLRIDGGGVDDITPVSASVPPWVQLGTDSARLRLINMREQLRLELPDRKSDLMFPPQVGTAVPNLTPTQAAIYHFDEFGRPMPAPNSGRIRYQRPAPTTLMAYRRAVAQLTGQPFGPTWADAWTPQYEGSECLYLILASTVVAGRSGLEVVRRDQIGDLDGDGVPEILDPWGTPMVWMRWPVGYWLTYGQRANWGGMSSAQRQASIQQTKKTLGYDQYDLLRVDWRNIDQGAVGSPEANNDTFNVPPVIVSAGPDREFDLMLRSSDSSTTDWLYGDPLIYGSMTWPANGNPSVAPAPFTAPYYYPDPFPRNYYGGTDSPYGVDYIGDTNPFAQGKNDGWVGAYFDADGDQVDDSADNIYSVSPL; this is encoded by the coding sequence ATGCGACGCGCATTTACTCTAGTCGAACTGCTGGTAGCGATCGGCGTGATGGCCATCTTGGCCGGCATGGTCACCGCCGCTCTGGTCAGCGTCAACGCGGACGCTCGCCGAGCCCGCTGCGAAACGCAGCTGGTGGCCATGAATGCCATGCTGCAGTCGCGACTGGAAACCTATCTGACGCTGCGGATCGACGGCGGGGGAGTGGATGATATAACTCCGGTCAGTGCCTCTGTCCCTCCTTGGGTTCAGCTTGGAACGGATTCAGCCCGGTTGCGGTTGATTAACATGCGTGAACAGCTGCGGCTGGAATTGCCGGACCGTAAAAGCGACTTGATGTTTCCGCCTCAAGTCGGCACAGCGGTCCCTAACCTGACGCCCACCCAGGCGGCGATCTATCACTTCGACGAGTTTGGACGGCCGATGCCCGCTCCCAATTCGGGACGCATCCGCTATCAACGGCCGGCACCGACCACCTTGATGGCGTATCGACGAGCCGTGGCGCAATTGACCGGCCAGCCGTTTGGCCCCACTTGGGCCGACGCTTGGACGCCGCAGTATGAAGGCAGCGAATGTTTGTACTTGATCCTGGCCTCCACCGTTGTCGCGGGACGCTCGGGCCTGGAAGTTGTCCGCCGCGATCAGATCGGCGACCTGGACGGCGACGGCGTGCCTGAAATCTTGGATCCTTGGGGCACGCCGATGGTCTGGATGCGGTGGCCCGTCGGCTACTGGTTGACTTATGGGCAGCGAGCCAACTGGGGAGGCATGAGCAGCGCCCAACGCCAAGCTTCGATCCAGCAGACCAAAAAGACGTTGGGCTATGACCAATACGATCTGCTGCGAGTCGATTGGCGAAACATCGATCAGGGCGCTGTCGGATCGCCCGAGGCCAACAACGACACGTTTAATGTCCCCCCGGTAATCGTCTCAGCCGGCCCAGACCGCGAGTTCGATTTGATGCTCCGCAGTTCGGATTCATCGACGACAGATTGGCTCTACGGCGATCCATTGATCTACGGCTCGATGACTTGGCCAGCCAACGGTAATCCCTCCGTTGCACCTGCCCCCTTTACGGCGCCTTACTACTATCCAGACCCATTTCCCCGCAACTATTACGGCGGCACCGACTCTCCGTACGGCGTCGACTACATCGGTGACACAAACCCATTTGCCCAGGGGAAAAACGATGGTTGGGTCGGTGCGTATTTTGATGCGGACGGGGATCAGGTAGATGACTCGGCCGACAACATTTATAGCGTGAGTCCACTATGA
- a CDS encoding type IV pilus modification PilV family protein: protein MEKHMYMNVNLHGTNAQRNDANREVAHRSYARQSVVRFILPLAGLRGTRGEGRLLPPSGDGSYGKDGSGFPGWKPRLRRRGVTIIEVLFAIGVILIGLVGVVALIPIAGRDAGEALRLDAANRIASGVTDELVSRDLGSLEGLIYFDIDPLNDDGMRPPRPIDTSTVYPDAMPIPTSSWRTLRDLLDRPKFLIGGVGRECAGLDSPGFAMRFPPTATFRPTRMASFCLDPDFISKNATGASLGAGPRNAYQTSRFPYYSEWYDCVSPPSTALGSVGGKPPLPRMYRVGVGSSSSYVAPLIADALTHADGNLMMYRPKDRSLAPSQVMNPIDLAGTGAGSRRTPGRYTWLATVTPPLDGSRHYNVTVVVIESREAYANIYDMASAPTSPSPEENPMSERVFWVTNPVQLGSTIEVSMYGPDTVDADIRPGEWVMLSRQVYLTSNGLPDGTPTGPHPSAPAVHRWYRVQRILGKEEGPFGGQEPYAPAAFSGVWRRQVILEGPSWQFGHENNGNSGTTTTLLADDTYATVVEGAVSVKEFTIELAP, encoded by the coding sequence ATGGAAAAGCATATGTATATGAACGTGAATTTACACGGAACGAACGCGCAGCGTAACGACGCGAATCGTGAGGTCGCGCATCGTAGCTACGCTCGCCAGAGCGTGGTCCGATTCATCCTCCCTCTGGCAGGCTTGCGAGGAACGCGCGGGGAGGGCCGACTGCTCCCACCGTCTGGCGACGGTAGCTACGGGAAAGACGGTAGCGGATTCCCAGGCTGGAAGCCTAGGCTACGACGCCGCGGTGTCACGATCATTGAGGTCCTGTTCGCCATTGGCGTGATCCTGATCGGGTTGGTGGGCGTTGTTGCCTTGATCCCCATCGCCGGTCGTGATGCTGGCGAAGCTCTGCGACTCGATGCCGCGAATCGTATCGCTTCGGGGGTGACCGACGAGTTGGTCAGCCGCGACCTGGGCTCCCTGGAAGGCTTGATCTATTTCGACATCGACCCGCTGAACGACGACGGCATGAGGCCGCCAAGGCCGATCGACACCAGTACCGTTTACCCCGACGCGATGCCCATTCCCACGTCCAGCTGGCGGACGTTGCGTGACCTGCTGGATCGACCGAAATTCCTGATCGGAGGTGTTGGTCGCGAGTGCGCCGGATTGGATTCGCCGGGCTTTGCCATGCGGTTTCCGCCCACGGCCACCTTCCGTCCCACTCGCATGGCGTCGTTTTGTCTCGATCCGGACTTCATCAGCAAGAACGCGACCGGCGCATCGCTTGGTGCCGGCCCCCGCAACGCCTATCAAACCAGCCGATTCCCCTATTACAGTGAATGGTACGACTGCGTGTCGCCGCCCAGTACGGCGTTGGGCAGCGTCGGTGGCAAACCGCCGCTGCCGCGAATGTACCGCGTGGGCGTGGGCAGTAGCAGCAGTTACGTCGCGCCGCTGATCGCCGACGCGCTGACGCACGCCGATGGCAACCTGATGATGTATCGGCCCAAAGACCGATCGCTGGCCCCCAGTCAGGTGATGAACCCTATTGACCTTGCCGGTACCGGGGCCGGTTCGCGACGCACGCCTGGTCGCTACACCTGGTTGGCCACCGTCACGCCTCCGCTGGACGGCTCGCGGCACTACAACGTGACCGTGGTGGTGATCGAATCGCGAGAAGCGTATGCCAATATTTACGATATGGCTTCGGCCCCCACTTCACCCAGTCCGGAAGAGAACCCGATGAGCGAACGAGTGTTCTGGGTTACCAACCCAGTGCAGTTGGGTTCGACCATCGAGGTCTCGATGTATGGCCCCGACACGGTCGATGCGGACATCCGTCCCGGCGAATGGGTGATGCTGTCACGGCAGGTGTATCTAACTTCAAATGGTTTACCCGATGGCACCCCCACCGGTCCCCATCCCTCCGCGCCGGCGGTGCATCGTTGGTACCGCGTGCAACGGATCTTAGGCAAAGAGGAAGGGCCGTTTGGTGGACAAGAGCCTTATGCTCCCGCAGCTTTTTCCGGTGTGTGGCGAAGACAAGTCATTTTGGAAGGCCCCTCGTGGCAGTTTGGGCATGAGAACAATGGCAACTCGGGGACTACCACAACCCTGTTGGCCGACGATACCTACGCGACCGTGGTGGAGGGCGCCGTGAGCGTCAAAGAGTTCACGATCGAATTGGCGCCCTGA
- a CDS encoding type II secretion system protein, with amino-acid sequence MKRCHPKPAAGGFTLVELLVVITIIAVLAGIAIPTIGMVQRRASNASIRMEITEIEKAANNYATAYGDLPPDGSSWVVMNRHLNKAFPRISAVDRTLLYNMCHEPNVAASNSPSGSTFYPAAIDRAEAIVLFLGGLSADESRPFTGPGGPFQFVGTAGTDSPVDPDSYQYNIDRNSPRMELDITRLTLAQLPNPTAPVSTSNRVLSNDDNGPTARGDLIPVYVPNRRQAPYVYFDSRTYGYVVDSPIGDLPYNGYADTNWGAVRPYKTNLNPPGAGSFTAANVPEALRWQNPDSFQVISAGQDDHFGNLAFNPGNSNMPAYFIAETGQAIACDPSKGSASEMYINLTNGFSADLNGFQERSLNSSYENSHLDNITNFSEKLTLQDNLP; translated from the coding sequence ATGAAACGCTGTCACCCCAAGCCTGCGGCCGGTGGTTTTACGCTGGTCGAATTGTTAGTGGTGATCACGATCATCGCCGTACTGGCCGGGATCGCGATCCCCACGATCGGGATGGTCCAACGCCGGGCCAGCAATGCGTCGATTCGCATGGAGATCACCGAGATCGAAAAGGCGGCCAATAACTACGCCACCGCTTACGGCGACCTGCCGCCCGATGGCAGCAGTTGGGTTGTGATGAATCGGCACCTTAACAAAGCCTTCCCACGGATCTCGGCGGTCGACCGCACGCTGCTGTACAACATGTGCCACGAACCCAACGTGGCGGCCAGCAACAGCCCTTCGGGCAGCACGTTTTATCCCGCCGCCATCGACCGCGCCGAAGCCATCGTGCTGTTCCTGGGTGGATTGAGCGCCGACGAGAGTCGACCCTTCACCGGCCCCGGCGGTCCCTTCCAGTTTGTCGGTACCGCCGGCACGGACAGCCCCGTCGACCCGGACAGTTATCAATACAACATCGATCGCAATAGCCCGCGGATGGAGCTGGACATCACGCGTTTGACCCTGGCCCAACTGCCCAACCCCACGGCTCCGGTCAGCACGTCCAATCGCGTTTTGTCCAACGACGACAACGGACCAACCGCCCGAGGCGACCTGATCCCCGTCTACGTTCCCAATCGTCGGCAGGCCCCGTACGTCTACTTCGACAGCCGCACTTACGGGTATGTGGTCGACAGTCCAATCGGAGACTTGCCCTACAACGGTTATGCCGACACCAATTGGGGCGCCGTCCGCCCCTACAAAACGAATCTCAACCCACCGGGCGCAGGCAGCTTTACCGCGGCCAACGTGCCGGAAGCCTTAAGGTGGCAGAACCCGGATTCGTTCCAAGTCATCTCGGCGGGGCAGGACGACCATTTTGGCAACTTGGCCTTTAATCCGGGGAACTCCAACATGCCGGCCTATTTCATTGCGGAGACCGGCCAAGCGATCGCCTGTGACCCGTCGAAAGGCAGTGCGTCAGAGATGTATATCAATCTAACGAATGGTTTTTCCGCTGACCTGAACGGTTTCCAAGAACGCTCGTTGAATTCGTCTTACGAAAACAGCCACTTGGATAACATCACCAACTTCAGCGAAAAGCTGACGCTGCAGGACAACCTGCCTTAA